In a genomic window of Bacteroidota bacterium:
- a CDS encoding T9SS type A sorting domain-containing protein gives MKFITKLSVLFCLLITLTITSSQAQCVIDSSQTQPGLHPDPLLAATVNQYYTQDVTFVLITDTLGLTISNFLIQSINGLPLGLQWSCNHASNGCNYNPAQSIYGCVRFYGTPLLAGTYPMSVTVVATVAFIGNQTFNFNTQLVVQPASNTNNSFSMLNSSGCAPLTVSFSNNLPNGDYYHWNFGNGDTSLLENPLPVTYTQPGDYVVAQVSIADTTASYFLTSVKIDSIPNNAGIIDVPDLYILIKNQSGATVFDSHPSYTNTNPPLTIAIPALQLNNENYTIEVWDEDTGLSAPDDPLGTISFSGNDSTDTVYATLSGITGRLKLIYAILRVAPQSIFTSDTIHVYPSLAAPTVTASGSLAFCDGDTVTLNTNYNGLNQWFRNGNLLVGETDSLLQVVSSGSYFNLATNLYGCSDTSNLVAVQVFLPPPYPNFSIVGSLLTANVFGTFTYAWLLNDTVISGANQASYTALVSGFYRLQITDTNGCTRSSFPISIVLTNIRNLSQDAPMHIYPNPAQSEVVIEANSSSVKRIDVKNSLGQLVYSISKSNQSANISQKIHISSWPKGIYFVECFSDKLIEVRKLVVE, from the coding sequence ATGAAATTTATTACCAAACTTTCGGTATTGTTTTGTTTACTTATAACACTTACAATAACTAGTTCGCAAGCACAATGTGTAATTGACTCGAGCCAAACGCAACCCGGATTGCATCCCGACCCCTTGTTAGCTGCTACTGTAAATCAATATTATACGCAAGATGTAACCTTTGTATTAATTACCGATACATTGGGTTTAACAATATCTAATTTTTTAATTCAATCCATTAATGGCTTGCCACTGGGTTTGCAGTGGTCGTGCAACCATGCTTCGAACGGTTGTAACTACAATCCGGCTCAATCAATTTACGGATGTGTGCGTTTTTATGGAACACCTTTGCTCGCAGGAACTTATCCTATGTCGGTTACAGTTGTTGCAACGGTAGCCTTTATAGGAAATCAAACATTTAATTTTAATACTCAGCTTGTTGTACAACCTGCTTCAAACACTAACAATAGTTTCTCAATGCTTAATTCTTCGGGCTGTGCTCCTTTAACAGTAAGCTTTTCTAATAATTTGCCAAATGGCGATTATTACCATTGGAATTTTGGAAATGGTGATACAAGTTTACTCGAAAATCCACTTCCGGTGACCTATACACAACCTGGAGATTATGTGGTTGCACAAGTATCTATTGCTGATACAACTGCGTCTTATTTTTTAACTTCTGTTAAAATTGATAGTATTCCTAATAATGCCGGAATTATCGATGTTCCTGATTTATATATTTTGATAAAAAATCAATCCGGTGCGACAGTTTTCGATTCGCATCCCTCCTACACGAATACCAATCCACCTTTAACAATCGCGATTCCAGCCTTGCAACTCAACAATGAAAATTACACCATTGAAGTTTGGGATGAAGACACAGGATTATCTGCCCCTGATGACCCTTTAGGAACAATTAGTTTTTCAGGCAACGACTCCACCGACACGGTTTATGCAACACTATCGGGCATAACAGGAAGGTTAAAACTAATTTATGCTATTTTAAGAGTTGCACCACAAAGTATTTTTACGAGCGATACTATACATGTGTATCCCTCTTTAGCAGCTCCAACTGTAACAGCTTCGGGATCTTTAGCATTTTGCGATGGGGATACCGTAACACTCAATACCAATTATAATGGTTTAAACCAATGGTTTAGAAATGGAAATTTACTTGTAGGTGAAACCGATTCTTTGTTACAAGTTGTTTCAAGCGGTAGTTATTTTAATTTGGCAACTAACCTTTATGGATGCAGTGATACTTCGAACCTGGTTGCTGTGCAAGTGTTTTTACCACCCCCTTATCCTAACTTTTCGATTGTAGGTAGCTTGTTAACTGCTAATGTTTTTGGAACTTTTACTTATGCGTGGCTACTGAACGATACCGTAATTTCCGGCGCCAATCAAGCTAGTTATACTGCGCTAGTAAGTGGTTTTTATCGTTTGCAAATTACCGATACCAATGGATGTACTCGATCATCTTTCCCTATATCAATTGTACTTACCAATATTCGAAATTTGAGTCAGGATGCGCCTATGCATATTTACCCAAATCCGGCGCAATCAGAAGTAGTTATTGAAGCAAACTCAAGTTCAGTAAAAAGAATTGATGTTAAAAATAGTTTAGGACAATTGGTTTATTCAATTTCAAAGTCGAATCAATCGGCAAACATTTCACAAAAAATACATATTAGTTCCTGGCCAAAAGGAATTTATTTTGTTGAATGTTTTTCAGATAAGTTGATTGAGGTTAGGAAGTTAGTTGTTGAGTAG
- a CDS encoding type II toxin-antitoxin system VapC family toxin — protein MAFLLDTHAFLWFVSGDKQLPETIKSKIMDINESCFLSVASLWEITIKRQIGKLTLDISLEELFEYADRNQIEIIQITYDHLTTLSNLPGHHNDPFDRLIVAQTISEKLTLISRDKGLKKYKIKQQWT, from the coding sequence ATGGCTTTCCTTCTTGACACTCACGCTTTTCTTTGGTTTGTTTCAGGTGACAAACAACTGCCTGAAACCATCAAATCTAAAATTATGGACATAAACGAGTCCTGCTTTTTGAGTGTTGCAAGTCTTTGGGAGATCACAATCAAAAGACAAATTGGTAAACTGACACTTGACATTTCACTCGAAGAACTTTTTGAATATGCCGACAGAAATCAGATTGAAATAATTCAAATTACTTACGACCATTTAACAACACTTTCAAATCTTCCTGGACATCACAATGATCCATTTGACAGACTAATTGTTGCGCAAACCATTTCAGAAAAATTGACACTTATTTCACGTGACAAAGGACTGAAGAAGTATAAGATTAAACAACAGTGGACATAA
- a CDS encoding DUF2281 domain-containing protein yields the protein MTNTSLKIEINSLPKSLRDEVADFVAFLKKKSVSKTPTLKQRQFGFAKGKIKLAKDFDEPLDMFNDYM from the coding sequence ATGACAAACACTTCACTTAAAATAGAAATCAATTCTCTTCCAAAGTCGCTTCGTGACGAAGTAGCTGATTTTGTTGCGTTTCTCAAAAAAAAGAGTGTAAGTAAAACTCCTACTCTTAAGCAAAGACAGTTTGGATTCGCAAAAGGAAAAATCAAACTAGCAAAAGACTTTGACGAGCCATTAGACATGTTTAATGATTACATGTAA
- a CDS encoding Rieske (2Fe-2S) protein, whose translation MNRRKFIEQTCLACMAATAGVSILGMSACSTTQVLKTTSTNGNVVIDKASFLSEKEAKLIRVVELEHDILVLKEGDSFSAIYLQCTHQNNPVNYTGSGIVCNAHGSQFGLNGEVKTGPASVPLKKIPISHQNNQLSLTIK comes from the coding sequence ATGAACCGTCGAAAATTTATTGAACAAACTTGCCTTGCATGCATGGCTGCAACTGCCGGAGTGAGTATACTTGGTATGAGCGCTTGCAGCACAACACAAGTGCTAAAAACAACAAGCACAAACGGAAATGTAGTAATTGACAAAGCAAGTTTTTTATCTGAAAAAGAAGCAAAATTAATCCGTGTAGTTGAACTCGAACACGATATTTTAGTGCTTAAAGAAGGTGATTCTTTTAGCGCTATTTATTTGCAATGTACACATCAAAATAATCCTGTTAATTATACAGGTAGCGGAATTGTTTGCAATGCACATGGAAGCCAATTTGGACTTAACGGTGAAGTAAAAACCGGTCCCGCTTCTGTACCCTTAAAAAAAATCCCCATTAGCCATCAAAATAATCAACTCTCACTAACCATAAAATGA
- a CDS encoding thiol oxidoreductase, which translates to MLKAIRSKSNYCLAALLVVSFAVGCRKYNEFSEDELDKRYAGGSNTVFDESGGAFTHPFSGMSEHDMEVHETGDAHFEASFVTAPSFIRPGLGPIYNNVSCASCHIADGRGKPALPGQPLLSMLFRISIPGEGPHGEPNAAPGFGGQLQTASVVGKPSEGSINIVYTEEQVALADGEVVNLRRPTYSLQNTYIPAPAGLMLSPRVAPPVFGLGLLQAISDQTLLSWTDEMDIDGDGISGKVNYVWNISKNKTTIGRFGWKAGAPDLLQQTAGAYSEDMGITNSLFPAESSFGQTQYDNLQDETEVSDSILNAVVFYTRTLSVPARRMVSDANNLWGEKIFSKAGCDKCHKPLVRTEINMAFPSVSGQLIFPYTDLLLHDMGADLADYRPDFKANGYEWRTAPLWGIGLTKQVNGHSNFLHDGRARNILEAILWHGGEALASREYVKQLNKNDCEALLSFINSL; encoded by the coding sequence ATGCTTAAAGCAATACGGTCAAAGAGTAACTACTGCTTAGCTGCTTTATTGGTAGTAAGTTTTGCTGTAGGCTGCCGTAAATACAATGAGTTTAGCGAGGACGAACTAGATAAACGCTATGCCGGTGGCAGCAATACTGTGTTTGATGAATCGGGTGGTGCTTTTACACATCCTTTTTCTGGAATGAGCGAACACGATATGGAAGTGCATGAAACTGGCGATGCACATTTTGAAGCTTCGTTTGTTACAGCACCGTCTTTTATACGACCGGGCCTTGGTCCCATTTACAACAATGTGTCTTGTGCCAGTTGCCATATTGCTGATGGTCGTGGTAAACCTGCCTTGCCGGGCCAACCATTGCTTTCGATGTTGTTTCGAATCAGTATTCCTGGCGAAGGACCACATGGCGAACCCAATGCTGCTCCAGGTTTTGGAGGGCAGTTGCAAACAGCTTCTGTAGTTGGTAAACCAAGCGAAGGTTCAATTAACATAGTTTACACTGAAGAGCAAGTTGCTTTAGCAGATGGCGAAGTTGTAAACTTGAGACGTCCAACCTACAGCTTACAAAACACCTATATACCGGCACCTGCAGGATTAATGCTTTCTCCAAGGGTTGCTCCACCTGTATTTGGACTAGGCTTACTGCAAGCAATTTCGGATCAAACATTACTTAGCTGGACGGATGAAATGGATATAGATGGTGATGGTATAAGTGGTAAAGTGAACTATGTTTGGAACATTTCTAAGAATAAAACCACCATTGGCCGATTTGGATGGAAAGCAGGTGCACCCGATTTGCTACAACAAACTGCCGGTGCCTATTCAGAAGATATGGGTATTACCAATTCCTTGTTTCCTGCTGAAAGTAGTTTTGGCCAAACACAATACGATAATTTGCAAGATGAAACCGAAGTAAGCGATAGTATTTTAAATGCAGTAGTATTTTATACTCGCACATTAAGTGTGCCTGCTCGCCGCATGGTTTCTGATGCAAATAATTTATGGGGTGAAAAAATATTTAGTAAAGCCGGTTGCGATAAATGCCACAAACCACTTGTGCGTACCGAAATAAATATGGCATTTCCCAGTGTTTCCGGACAGTTAATTTTTCCTTATACCGATTTATTGTTACACGATATGGGAGCTGATTTAGCGGACTATCGCCCCGACTTTAAAGCCAATGGCTATGAATGGCGCACCGCCCCATTGTGGGGAATAGGTTTAACAAAGCAAGTAAACGGTCATTCAAATTTTTTACACGATGGTAGAGCACGCAATATATTGGAGGCAATTTTGTGGCACGGTGGCGAAGCTTTAGCATCCAGAGAATATGTGAAACAGCTCAACAAGAATGACTGTGAAGCCTTGCTCTCATTTATTAATTCCTTGTAA
- a CDS encoding DUF4190 domain-containing protein: MKTISTHTFLLFCIIILFATSCQVEKRRYSDGYYINRNNKKVDSQKQLTHKTPTDKNIDASELAYHQVEPVLSVNLTDEPILPQKSENLFEKSNKYAGKCDIITLKSGEKIEAIIIDIAGNDVKYKNCSNQNGPTLLVERSNVETITYANESKNVKQEAAPTPKKEEADYVKENPKTESNSAQSEKPLKMEWLGFFGFLSSLTGLIVAGIPLGSLGIVFGIISLIKIQKHPEKYKRKRGFAIAALIIGIVAVIGAIIFLLI; this comes from the coding sequence GTGAAAACTATATCCACACATACCTTTTTGCTTTTCTGCATTATTATTTTGTTTGCTACTTCTTGTCAAGTTGAAAAACGTAGATATTCAGACGGTTATTATATTAATAGAAATAATAAAAAAGTAGATAGCCAAAAGCAACTCACGCACAAAACACCAACTGATAAAAATATTGATGCTTCTGAATTAGCATATCATCAAGTAGAACCCGTACTTTCTGTAAATCTAACCGATGAACCAATCCTACCTCAGAAGTCGGAAAACTTATTCGAGAAAAGCAATAAATACGCTGGAAAATGCGATATCATCACCTTAAAATCGGGTGAAAAAATTGAAGCAATTATAATTGATATTGCCGGTAATGATGTTAAGTATAAAAATTGCAGCAATCAAAATGGCCCAACCTTACTGGTAGAGAGAAGCAATGTTGAAACTATTACCTATGCGAATGAATCTAAAAACGTAAAACAAGAAGCAGCTCCTACACCTAAAAAAGAAGAAGCAGATTACGTAAAGGAAAATCCGAAAACAGAAAGTAATTCAGCTCAAAGCGAAAAACCATTAAAAATGGAATGGCTTGGCTTTTTTGGATTTTTATCCTCGCTAACGGGTTTAATAGTTGCGGGTATACCATTAGGTAGCCTTGGTATAGTATTCGGAATTATTAGCCTAATTAAAATTCAAAAGCATCCCGAAAAATATAAACGAAAAAGAGGCTTTGCCATTGCTGCGCTTATTATAGGTATAGTAGCCGTTATTGGAGCCATTATATTTCTTTTAATCTAA
- the yidC gene encoding membrane protein insertase YidC: protein MDKNSIIGLLLIGAILIGFSIYNAPTENEIAAQKRQQDSIEAVQKLASKQKQQAVLQDAVIAAIADTTTISDSTKNEVLKSTYGPFIASASGERKISYIENELIKVGISNKGGRIVSVQLKKYRTHDSLPLLLCDEDSSRFGLSFIAQNRVFSTDTLYFTPVGNSFTVNGTDSNKLSMRLQAAPGKYLEFEYRLKGNSYLMDCNINTVGMQDLIASNTSDLNLKWKLRALKHEKSHTNEQNATTIYYKHFEDEVDYLNEAKDGKESFKTKMQWVSFKQQYFTSVLIAKKGFEKPTEIETIGLPDSKKYTKDLSASFTIPYEHKASESFAMNIYFGPNHYGTLKGYGLDLEQQVPLGWGIFGWVNRFAVIPVFNFLSGFNINFGIIILLLTILIKVVLLPLTYKAYMSTAKMKVLKPEVDELNEKYAKEEPMKKQQALMALYKKAGVNPLGGCLPMLLQMPILIAMFRFFPASIELRQQSFLWATDLSSYDSIWTFGYVPVIDYLYGDHVSLFTLLMTISTIMYTRMNDQFSGANNPQMAQMKWIMYLMPIIFLGVFNNYSAGLSYYYFLANMFTFAQQWIIRKLVDEDAIHAKIQENKKKPAAPKSKFQARLEEMAKQRATLPQGGKKK from the coding sequence ATGGATAAGAATTCGATAATTGGATTATTACTAATTGGTGCTATTTTAATTGGATTTAGTATTTACAACGCTCCTACCGAAAATGAAATTGCCGCTCAAAAACGTCAACAAGACTCAATTGAAGCTGTTCAAAAATTAGCCAGCAAACAGAAACAACAGGCAGTGTTGCAAGATGCTGTAATTGCAGCTATTGCCGATACTACTACTATTTCGGACTCAACTAAAAATGAAGTTCTTAAAAGTACTTATGGCCCCTTCATAGCTTCAGCATCAGGTGAAAGAAAAATTAGCTATATCGAAAATGAATTAATAAAAGTTGGAATTTCGAACAAAGGTGGTCGAATAGTTTCGGTACAATTAAAAAAATACCGAACCCACGATTCATTGCCATTGCTCCTTTGCGACGAAGATTCATCGCGCTTTGGATTAAGCTTTATTGCTCAAAATCGCGTTTTTAGTACCGATACACTGTATTTTACTCCGGTTGGGAATTCGTTTACTGTAAATGGTACCGATAGCAACAAATTAAGCATGCGTTTACAGGCTGCACCTGGCAAATACCTCGAATTTGAATATCGTTTAAAAGGAAATTCATACCTGATGGATTGTAATATCAATACAGTAGGTATGCAAGATTTAATTGCAAGTAATACATCCGACTTAAATTTAAAATGGAAATTACGCGCACTAAAACACGAGAAAAGCCATACTAACGAACAAAACGCAACTACTATTTATTATAAGCATTTTGAGGATGAAGTGGATTATTTGAATGAGGCAAAAGATGGTAAAGAATCTTTTAAAACAAAAATGCAATGGGTTTCATTTAAGCAACAGTACTTTACTTCGGTTTTAATTGCTAAAAAAGGTTTTGAAAAACCAACTGAAATTGAAACCATTGGATTACCTGATTCTAAAAAATACACCAAAGATTTATCGGCAAGTTTTACAATTCCATACGAACACAAAGCTTCCGAATCGTTTGCAATGAACATATACTTTGGTCCTAACCACTATGGTACTTTAAAAGGATATGGCTTGGACCTGGAACAACAAGTGCCTTTGGGCTGGGGAATTTTTGGCTGGGTAAATCGCTTTGCTGTAATTCCTGTTTTTAATTTCTTGAGTGGATTTAACATCAATTTCGGAATTATTATTTTGTTGCTTACTATTTTAATAAAAGTGGTACTGTTGCCATTGACCTATAAGGCCTACATGAGTACTGCCAAAATGAAAGTGCTTAAACCGGAAGTGGATGAACTCAATGAAAAATATGCCAAAGAAGAGCCTATGAAAAAACAACAGGCATTAATGGCACTTTATAAAAAGGCAGGTGTAAATCCATTGGGTGGTTGTTTACCGATGTTGCTTCAAATGCCTATTCTTATTGCTATGTTTAGGTTTTTTCCTGCGAGTATAGAATTGCGCCAGCAATCATTTTTGTGGGCTACCGATTTATCGTCCTACGATAGTATTTGGACTTTTGGCTACGTTCCTGTAATCGATTACTTATATGGAGATCACGTTAGTTTATTTACTTTATTGATGACCATTTCAACCATTATGTATACCCGCATGAACGATCAGTTTAGTGGTGCCAATAACCCACAAATGGCACAAATGAAATGGATCATGTATTTAATGCCAATTATTTTCCTTGGAGTATTCAACAATTACTCTGCAGGTTTGAGTTATTATTACTTTTTGGCAAACATGTTTACTTTTGCGCAACAATGGATTATTCGCAAGTTGGTTGATGAAGATGCCATTCATGCAAAAATTCAGGAAAACAAGAAAAAGCCTGCAGCTCCTAAATCAAAGTTTCAGGCGCGTTTAGAGGAAATGGCAAAACAACGTGCTACACTTCCCCAAGGCGGAAAGAAAAAATAG
- a CDS encoding polysaccharide biosynthesis protein, translated as MLELKNNIPRWIILVIDLCICTASLVLAYLLRFNFTEPPLADKNDIPMVFAVVLITRTIFFLASKIYAGIIRYTSTEDAKRIFINVSLGTLFFILLNTGSYIYNRVFLIPFSLVFIEMMSTIFIMISSRVLVKLLYLNQKGRLQDKINVIIYGAGEAGIIAKRTLDRDAGTKYKVLAFIDDDRTKNKKKLEGVSIYMRDELPHLLRENEVAHVIISVQNLSAAIRQEIVEICFANSTKVLTVPPINNWINGELSFKQIKKIRIEDLLGRDPIQIDLDKIKSILSSKSILVTGAAGSIGSELVRQIVKFAPSKLILLDQAESPLYDLEMELADYSKNQQAEFVIGDIRNLQRLENVFCTYSPDLVFHAAAYKHVPLMEDNPSEALFTNVLGTKNVADLAVKYKAKEFVMVSTDKAVNPTNVMGASKRIAEMYIQSLNAQSETKFITTRFGNVLGSNGSVIPRFKKQIEKGGPITITHPEITRYFMTIPEACQLVLEASATGKGGEIFIFDMGNSVKIVDLAHKMIRLSGLTLDKDIQIVYTGLRPGEKLFEELLNVKENTLKTHHSQLLIAKIAPADYSIIKQKTDELIELFDSQNNQSIVAKMKEIVPEFKSNNSVFEKLD; from the coding sequence ATGCTCGAACTTAAAAACAATATTCCCCGTTGGATTATTTTAGTTATTGACCTTTGCATTTGCACGGCTTCTCTTGTATTGGCCTATTTGCTTCGGTTTAATTTTACTGAACCACCGCTTGCCGATAAAAACGACATTCCAATGGTTTTTGCGGTGGTACTCATTACCAGAACTATCTTTTTTTTAGCAAGTAAAATTTATGCAGGAATTATCCGCTATACCAGCACCGAAGATGCAAAACGTATTTTTATCAATGTAAGTCTAGGGACCTTGTTTTTTATACTATTAAACACCGGTTCCTACATTTACAATAGAGTTTTCTTGATTCCTTTCTCGCTTGTTTTTATTGAAATGATGAGTACTATTTTTATCATGATAAGTTCGCGAGTGCTTGTAAAACTTTTGTACTTAAATCAAAAAGGGCGCTTACAAGATAAAATTAACGTAATTATTTACGGTGCCGGTGAAGCAGGAATAATTGCCAAACGAACACTTGATAGGGATGCCGGAACAAAATATAAAGTACTGGCATTTATTGATGACGATCGCACAAAAAACAAGAAAAAGCTTGAAGGTGTAAGTATTTACATGCGCGATGAATTGCCTCATTTACTGCGTGAGAACGAGGTTGCGCACGTTATTATTTCAGTACAAAATCTTTCAGCAGCTATTCGACAGGAAATTGTAGAAATCTGTTTTGCCAATAGTACCAAAGTACTCACCGTACCTCCTATTAATAATTGGATCAACGGTGAATTAAGTTTTAAGCAAATTAAAAAAATACGAATAGAAGATTTGTTGGGACGCGATCCTATTCAAATTGACTTAGATAAAATAAAATCTATTCTTAGTTCAAAATCAATATTGGTAACAGGTGCAGCCGGTTCTATTGGTAGCGAATTGGTACGACAAATTGTAAAATTTGCTCCTTCAAAACTCATTTTACTTGATCAGGCTGAATCGCCCCTCTACGATTTAGAAATGGAATTAGCGGATTATTCAAAAAATCAACAAGCTGAATTTGTGATTGGAGATATACGTAATTTACAACGTTTAGAAAATGTGTTTTGCACCTATTCGCCCGATTTGGTGTTTCATGCAGCAGCTTATAAACATGTTCCGTTAATGGAGGATAATCCATCGGAAGCTTTGTTTACCAATGTATTGGGAACAAAAAATGTAGCCGATTTGGCCGTAAAATACAAGGCTAAAGAATTTGTAATGGTTTCAACCGACAAGGCTGTTAATCCTACCAATGTGATGGGCGCTTCAAAACGAATTGCTGAAATGTATATTCAATCGTTAAACGCTCAAAGTGAAACAAAATTTATTACCACACGATTTGGAAATGTATTAGGAAGCAATGGTTCTGTAATTCCACGATTTAAAAAACAAATCGAAAAAGGTGGACCTATTACCATTACTCATCCCGAGATTACTCGCTATTTTATGACCATTCCCGAAGCTTGCCAATTAGTTTTAGAAGCAAGTGCAACCGGTAAAGGAGGCGAAATATTTATTTTTGATATGGGCAATTCAGTAAAAATAGTTGACCTCGCTCATAAAATGATTCGCCTATCGGGACTTACACTTGATAAGGATATACAAATTGTGTATACAGGATTGCGACCGGGCGAAAAACTATTTGAAGAATTATTAAACGTAAAGGAAAACACGCTTAAAACGCATCATTCACAATTACTGATTGCCAAGATTGCCCCGGCTGATTACTCTATAATAAAGCAAAAAACCGACGAATTAATTGAATTATTTGATTCTCAAAACAACCAAAGTATAGTGGCTAAAATGAAGGAGATTGTACCAGAATTTAAAAGCAATAATTCTGTTTTTGAGAAGTTGGATTAA